A portion of the Pedobacter cryoconitis genome contains these proteins:
- a CDS encoding methylmalonyl-CoA mutase family protein, with the protein MEPIKSYVPKNKIRFVTAAALFDGHDATINIMRRILQSSGAEVIHLGHNRSVEEVVNCAIQEDVQGIAMTSYQGGHLEYFKYMYDLLQEKGAAKIKIFAGGGGVILPVEIAELQAYGITRIYSPDDGRTMGLQGMINNMLEQTDFITTKSITNELEMIPRKEVRSIASAITVAENDPAGAQAFVNELKVLTSKSQAPVLGITGTGGSGKSSLVDELVRRFLMEVKDKTLAIISVDPSKRKTGGALLGDRIRMNAINNPRIYMRSLATRQANLALSVNVQESIDICKAAGYDMIIVETSGIGQSDTEITEHCDVSLYVMTPEFGAATQLEKIDMLDFADLVAINKFDKRGALDALRDVRKQYKRNHNLFEAKDDTIPVFGTMASQFNDPGMNNLFTALMAKIKERTGTDFKARMLMTAGQSEKIYIIPPDRSRYLAEIAESSQAYNEWVDLQSGIARKLYQLSGVLELCEDEKSAKTGKDTEPLKASLKDIYNHLEEQLDGQCRRLLREWPETVQKYKEEYFVYKVRDKEIKQPLFYESLSQLKIPKVSLPRYKDWGDILRWLLTENVPGEFPYAAGVFPLKRDGEDPTRMFAGEGGPERTNKRFHYVSLGQPAHRLSTAFDSVTLYGEDPHIRPDIYGKIGNSGVSIATLDDAKKLYSGFDLCASSTSVSMTINGPAPMLLGFFMNVAIDQQCEKYIIEHELLDEVNEKITQIYKEKKIDRPVYSGALPEGNNGLGLLLLGVTGDQVLPADVYAKIRAYAISTVRGTVQADILKEDQAQNTCIFSTEFALRMMGDIQKYFIDEKVRNFYSVSISGYHIAEAGANPISQLAFTLSNGFTFVEYYLSRGMHIDDFAPNLSFFFSNGIDPEYAVIGRVARRIWAKAIKNKYKGNDRSQKLKYHIQTSGRSLHAQEIDFNDIRTTLQALYAIYDNCNSLHTNAYDEAITTPTEDSVRRAMAIQLIINRELGLAKNENPLQGAFIIEDLTDLVEEAVLTEFKRINDRGGVLGAMETMYQRSKIQEESLYYETLKHNGEYPIVGVNTFLNKNGSPTVVPGEIIRATEEEKQFQIAALDEFQKRNADHTVAALKELQRIAIAGGNTFEALMEACKICSLGQISNALYEVGGQYRRNM; encoded by the coding sequence ATGGAACCAATTAAGAGCTACGTACCCAAAAATAAAATTCGTTTTGTAACAGCAGCAGCCCTTTTCGACGGACACGATGCTACCATAAATATCATGCGCCGTATTCTGCAATCTTCAGGCGCGGAAGTTATCCATCTCGGTCACAACAGATCTGTAGAAGAAGTTGTCAATTGTGCAATTCAGGAAGATGTACAAGGTATTGCAATGACCTCCTATCAAGGCGGGCACCTGGAATATTTCAAATATATGTATGATTTGCTTCAGGAAAAAGGAGCTGCAAAAATTAAAATATTTGCAGGTGGAGGTGGTGTAATCCTACCTGTTGAAATTGCAGAACTCCAAGCCTACGGGATCACCCGGATTTACTCTCCTGATGATGGCCGGACAATGGGCTTACAGGGGATGATCAATAACATGCTGGAGCAAACAGATTTTATCACCACCAAGTCAATTACCAACGAATTGGAGATGATCCCCCGCAAAGAGGTAAGAAGTATTGCTTCTGCAATCACAGTTGCCGAAAACGATCCTGCAGGTGCGCAAGCATTCGTCAACGAATTGAAAGTACTGACCAGCAAAAGCCAGGCTCCTGTATTAGGGATTACCGGCACCGGTGGTTCTGGAAAGTCTTCGCTGGTAGATGAACTGGTGAGGCGTTTCCTGATGGAAGTGAAAGACAAAACACTGGCAATTATCTCTGTTGACCCTTCTAAGAGAAAAACAGGCGGAGCATTACTGGGTGACCGGATCAGGATGAATGCCATTAACAATCCAAGAATTTATATGCGTTCACTGGCGACAAGACAAGCAAATTTAGCCTTGTCTGTCAATGTGCAGGAAAGCATTGATATCTGTAAAGCTGCAGGCTACGACATGATTATTGTGGAGACCTCAGGTATTGGTCAGTCTGATACAGAAATTACAGAGCATTGCGATGTTTCTCTATATGTAATGACACCGGAATTTGGTGCAGCAACACAATTAGAGAAAATAGACATGCTTGATTTTGCCGATTTAGTGGCGATTAACAAGTTTGATAAACGTGGAGCTTTAGATGCTTTGCGCGATGTCCGCAAACAATACAAAAGGAACCATAACCTGTTTGAAGCGAAAGACGACACCATTCCGGTATTCGGTACGATGGCTTCTCAGTTCAATGATCCTGGAATGAATAACCTGTTTACTGCCCTGATGGCGAAGATCAAAGAACGCACAGGAACAGACTTCAAGGCGAGAATGCTGATGACAGCAGGTCAATCAGAGAAAATATATATCATTCCACCAGACCGTTCAAGATACCTGGCAGAAATTGCAGAATCAAGCCAGGCTTATAATGAATGGGTTGACCTTCAAAGTGGTATCGCCAGAAAGCTTTATCAGCTAAGTGGCGTACTGGAGCTTTGTGAAGACGAAAAGTCTGCAAAGACAGGGAAAGATACAGAACCATTAAAGGCGTCCCTGAAGGATATCTATAATCACTTAGAGGAACAATTAGATGGACAATGTCGCAGATTATTGAGAGAATGGCCAGAAACTGTTCAAAAATATAAAGAAGAATATTTTGTCTATAAAGTAAGGGATAAGGAGATTAAACAACCTTTATTCTATGAATCTTTATCACAGCTCAAGATCCCTAAGGTTTCCCTGCCAAGATATAAAGACTGGGGAGATATCCTGCGCTGGTTATTAACGGAAAATGTCCCGGGTGAATTCCCTTACGCAGCCGGAGTATTTCCGCTGAAACGTGATGGAGAAGATCCAACCAGGATGTTTGCAGGAGAAGGCGGACCAGAAAGAACCAACAAGCGTTTCCATTATGTATCCCTTGGACAACCTGCACACCGTTTATCTACTGCATTTGATTCGGTAACCCTATATGGCGAAGATCCGCATATCAGACCAGATATTTATGGCAAAATAGGGAATTCAGGAGTGAGTATTGCGACACTGGATGATGCGAAAAAATTATACTCAGGTTTCGATCTGTGTGCTTCTTCTACTTCAGTATCTATGACCATTAATGGCCCTGCTCCTATGCTGTTAGGCTTCTTTATGAATGTGGCTATTGATCAGCAATGTGAGAAATACATTATTGAACATGAACTGTTAGACGAGGTTAATGAGAAGATTACTCAAATCTATAAGGAAAAGAAAATTGACAGGCCTGTTTACAGCGGCGCATTGCCAGAAGGTAATAATGGACTTGGTTTATTGCTGTTGGGTGTAACCGGCGATCAGGTTTTACCAGCTGATGTTTATGCTAAAATCCGCGCTTATGCGATTAGTACTGTCCGTGGTACAGTACAGGCAGATATCCTTAAAGAAGATCAGGCACAGAATACCTGTATTTTCTCTACAGAGTTTGCCTTGAGAATGATGGGTGACATTCAGAAGTATTTTATTGATGAGAAAGTACGCAATTTCTACTCTGTTTCTATTTCAGGGTATCACATTGCCGAAGCTGGTGCGAATCCAATCTCACAATTGGCTTTTACTTTAAGTAACGGATTTACTTTTGTAGAATACTATCTGAGCAGAGGCATGCATATTGATGATTTCGCGCCCAACTTATCTTTCTTCTTCTCTAATGGAATAGACCCTGAATATGCGGTAATAGGCCGCGTAGCCAGACGCATCTGGGCAAAGGCGATCAAGAACAAGTATAAAGGAAATGACCGTTCACAGAAGCTTAAATATCATATTCAGACTTCGGGCAGATCATTGCACGCACAGGAAATTGATTTTAACGATATAAGAACTACCCTTCAAGCATTATATGCAATTTATGATAACTGTAATTCGCTGCATACCAATGCTTATGATGAAGCTATCACTACACCTACAGAAGATTCAGTAAGAAGAGCAATGGCTATTCAGCTGATCATTAACAGAGAACTGGGATTAGCTAAAAATGAGAACCCCTTACAAGGTGCCTTTATTATTGAAGATTTAACAGACCTGGTAGAAGAAGCTGTACTGACTGAATTTAAAAGGATCAATGACCGAGGCGGCGTTTTAGGCGCAATGGAAACGATGTACCAACGGAGTAAAATCCAGGAAGAAAGCCTGTATTATGAAACCTTGAAGCATAATGGAGAATATCCGATTGTGGGTGTAAATACATTCTTAAATAAAAACGGATCACCAACAGTTGTTCCCGGCGAAATTATCCGTGCAACAGAAGAGGAAAAACAATTTCAGATTGCTGCTTTGGATGAATTCCAGAAAAGAAATGCTGACCATACAGTAGCGGCCTTGAAGGAGTTGCAAAGAATAGCTATTGCAGGCGGAAATACTTTTGAAGCTTTAATGGAAGCTTGTAAAATCTGTTCCCTTGGGCAGATTTCAAATGCTTTGTATGAGGTGGGTGGACAATACAGAAGGAATATGTAA
- a CDS encoding acyl-ACP desaturase has protein sequence MSFFAEKRREVMLHIEQYMLDMMDTYLKPIDTNWQPTDFLPVSTSDTFIQDIKSLRETANDLSYDLVAVLIGDTITEEALPTYESWLSMVDGISRNEQGGWMKWVRHWTAEENRHGDLLNRYLYLSGRVDMRQMEISTQYLIADGFDIGTGHDPYRNFIYTSFQELATNVSHRRVASLAKKDGDTLLSKICGVIASDEARHAKAYKDFMSKIFEVDPSEAMIAFEDMMRMKIVMPAHFLREMGMKMGQTFGHFTDAAQRLGVYTAVDYVEIMQQLIVEWKIESMQDLNEAGEKARDYIMALPSRLLRVAERMKTPTMEYKFSWIHA, from the coding sequence ATGAGTTTTTTTGCTGAAAAAAGACGGGAAGTAATGCTTCACATTGAGCAATATATGCTTGATATGATGGATACTTACCTGAAACCGATTGATACAAATTGGCAGCCAACTGATTTTTTGCCTGTTTCTACCAGTGATACTTTTATTCAAGATATAAAATCCCTTCGCGAAACTGCAAATGACCTTTCATACGATCTTGTTGCCGTATTAATTGGCGATACTATTACAGAAGAAGCATTGCCAACATACGAATCATGGTTATCCATGGTTGATGGTATTTCAAGAAATGAACAGGGTGGCTGGATGAAATGGGTGCGTCACTGGACTGCTGAAGAGAACAGACACGGTGATTTATTAAATAGATATCTTTATTTATCTGGTCGTGTTGATATGCGCCAAATGGAAATCTCTACGCAATATCTTATTGCTGATGGTTTTGACATTGGTACTGGTCACGACCCTTACCGTAATTTCATTTATACAAGTTTCCAGGAGCTTGCAACTAACGTATCTCACCGTAGGGTAGCTTCTTTAGCTAAAAAGGACGGAGATACTTTACTTTCAAAAATCTGTGGTGTAATTGCCTCTGATGAAGCCAGACATGCTAAAGCCTACAAGGATTTCATGTCTAAAATCTTTGAAGTTGATCCGAGTGAAGCTATGATTGCTTTTGAAGATATGATGCGTATGAAGATTGTTATGCCTGCTCACTTCCTGAGAGAAATGGGAATGAAAATGGGGCAGACTTTCGGTCACTTTACAGATGCAGCACAACGCTTAGGTGTTTATACTGCAGTTGACTATGTGGAAATCATGCAGCAGCTTATTGTAGAGTGGAAAATTGAAAGTATGCAGGATCTGAATGAAGCAGGTGAAAAAGCACGTGATTATATCATGGCTCTGCCAAGCCGCTTATTACGTGTTGCTGAAAGAATGAAAACTCCAACTATGGAATACAAATTCAGCTGGATACACGCTTAA
- a CDS encoding helix-turn-helix domain-containing protein, whose product MAKYRKHESAFKLKLVNAHQRGASIHTLSTKWTVSTSQIRKWIDHYKTAGLSGLLRKSNQEYSKEFKLKVIQSYLEKGLSLRDCCLHYQIPSIGIVSSWVKIHKHLGDDGLTAQQKGRKIMKGNKPQKKTEKALTRLEELEKENLYLKAENELLKKLEALTQKKEAPQKKQR is encoded by the coding sequence ATGGCTAAATACAGAAAACACGAATCGGCTTTTAAACTGAAGCTTGTTAACGCTCATCAGCGTGGGGCTTCGATTCATACATTATCGACTAAATGGACAGTATCCACGTCCCAAATCAGAAAATGGATTGATCATTATAAAACAGCAGGCCTCTCAGGGTTATTGAGAAAATCCAATCAAGAATACAGTAAGGAATTTAAGTTAAAGGTTATTCAATCGTATCTGGAGAAAGGATTATCTTTGCGGGACTGCTGTCTACATTATCAGATTCCTTCTATTGGAATAGTAAGCTCCTGGGTAAAAATACATAAGCACTTGGGTGATGACGGCTTAACTGCTCAACAGAAAGGCCGTAAAATTATGAAAGGAAATAAGCCTCAGAAAAAAACCGAAAAGGCATTAACCAGGCTGGAAGAGCTTGAAAAGGAGAATCTATATTTAAAAGCGGAGAATGAATTGCTAAAAAAGCTCGAAGCCTTAACTCAGAAAAAAGAAGCCCCGCAAAAGAAGCAGCGTTAG
- a CDS encoding IS3 family transposase, producing the protein MAKKARSLNSEKRSPAKEAALAIEELRHKYPLALLLDIFKMARSSFYYHLKTKSILRKHDTAQDQIKKIYHRHKGRYGYRRITLEMKNKGCIINHKTVSKLMGRLELKSLIRRKKYRSYKGEVGKIAPNLLNRNFSSSQPCQKWATDITEFKVGDKKLYLSPIIELFNGEIISYNLSESPNFEQVSLMMKDAFKKIDSNTNLILHSDQGWQYQMKKYQQMLKKKGIRQSMSRKGNCLDNAVIENFFGIIKSELFYLKKYNKINDLKQDIEEYIEYYNNDRIKLNLKGMSPIKYRAHYINN; encoded by the coding sequence ATTGCTAAAAAAGCTCGAAGCCTTAACTCAGAAAAAAGAAGCCCCGCAAAAGAAGCAGCGTTAGCCATTGAAGAGTTAAGGCATAAATATCCACTAGCACTATTACTGGATATATTTAAAATGGCCAGGAGCAGTTTCTATTACCACTTAAAAACCAAATCAATATTGAGAAAGCATGATACTGCCCAAGATCAAATTAAAAAGATCTATCATCGTCACAAAGGAAGGTATGGTTATAGAAGGATCACTTTAGAAATGAAAAATAAGGGGTGCATTATCAATCATAAAACAGTCTCAAAATTGATGGGTAGGCTAGAGCTGAAATCACTGATTAGAAGAAAGAAATATAGATCTTATAAGGGTGAGGTAGGTAAAATCGCACCCAATTTATTGAATCGCAATTTCTCATCATCACAGCCTTGTCAAAAGTGGGCAACTGATATTACAGAGTTCAAGGTAGGTGATAAAAAACTATACTTATCTCCGATTATAGAGTTATTTAATGGGGAAATTATTAGCTATAACTTATCTGAATCTCCAAATTTTGAGCAGGTATCACTGATGATGAAAGATGCATTTAAAAAAATTGATAGCAACACAAATCTGATTTTACACTCAGATCAGGGATGGCAATACCAGATGAAAAAATATCAGCAAATGTTGAAGAAGAAAGGCATTAGACAGAGTATGTCCAGAAAAGGTAACTGCCTGGATAATGCTGTTATTGAAAACTTTTTTGGCATCATAAAATCTGAACTTTTCTATCTCAAAAAGTATAACAAGATAAATGATCTTAAACAAGATATTGAAGAATACATTGAATATTATAATAACGATCGAATAAAACTCAATCTAAAAGGAATGAGCCCGATAAAATATCGAGCTCATTATATTAATAACTAA
- a CDS encoding DUF4337 domain-containing protein — MEEIEIPTEHLHETIQEKSEEALKGAENKWIMYLAISTALVAVFAAIAGLMAGHHSNEALIEQIKASDQWAYYQAKGIKAEIRSLQVNGSGDAAKIEQYKKEQQEIKKVAIAHEKLSEAHLDKHVSLAKAVTLFQIAIAVSAISILTKRKSLWYLN; from the coding sequence ATGGAAGAAATTGAAATACCTACAGAACATCTTCATGAAACTATACAGGAGAAATCAGAGGAGGCGTTGAAGGGGGCTGAAAATAAGTGGATAATGTATTTAGCTATATCTACTGCTTTGGTTGCTGTTTTTGCTGCTATTGCAGGATTAATGGCTGGGCATCATTCGAATGAAGCATTAATTGAACAAATAAAGGCTTCTGATCAATGGGCTTATTACCAGGCAAAGGGGATTAAAGCGGAAATCAGATCTCTACAGGTCAATGGATCGGGCGATGCTGCCAAAATAGAGCAATATAAAAAAGAACAGCAGGAGATAAAGAAGGTCGCTATAGCACATGAAAAATTATCTGAGGCTCATTTGGATAAACATGTGTCATTAGCTAAAGCGGTTACCTTATTTCAAATAGCCATTGCTGTTTCTGCGATTTCAATTCTGACCAAAAGAAAGAGTTTGTGGTATTTGAACTGA
- a CDS encoding outer membrane protein assembly factor BamD, with product MFKIKHVFILSFTVIALSIAGCKSRFEKIRLSNDVAKKYQEAIKLYNKKDYSKALILFEDLSQKYRGRTEAEDLNYYYAYTLYRLKDFTTARYQFKYFADTYPTSKNAEECRYMGAYCYYLDSPEYTLEQENTYKAIDALQLFINLYPKSERVAQASQYITDLRAKLELKAYTNARLYYDLGGYDISYFKSSVIALKNAETDFPDIKYVEDMDLLIVKSQYSYARNSYAFRQEDRYNEAIGYANEFIEGHPESKYLAEVKTLKTNSEAGIANAKQLMAQDAKLTAKYRALMEKDAKKDTTTIKTPNP from the coding sequence ATGTTTAAAATTAAACACGTTTTTATACTAAGTTTTACTGTTATTGCCCTGAGTATTGCAGGTTGCAAAAGCCGTTTTGAAAAAATCAGGCTCAGCAATGATGTGGCCAAAAAATACCAGGAGGCAATAAAACTATATAACAAGAAGGATTATTCAAAAGCCCTTATCTTATTTGAAGATCTTTCTCAGAAATATAGAGGAAGAACTGAAGCTGAAGACTTGAATTATTACTACGCGTATACTTTATATAGACTAAAAGATTTCACTACCGCACGTTATCAGTTTAAATACTTCGCAGATACCTATCCAACAAGTAAAAACGCTGAAGAATGCAGGTACATGGGCGCTTATTGCTATTACCTGGATTCTCCTGAGTATACTTTAGAGCAGGAAAACACTTACAAAGCAATTGATGCATTACAGTTATTTATTAACTTATACCCTAAAAGTGAGCGCGTTGCACAGGCAAGTCAATACATTACTGACCTTCGTGCTAAACTTGAATTGAAAGCTTACACGAATGCAAGATTATACTATGATTTGGGTGGATATGATATCTCTTACTTCAAATCATCTGTAATTGCATTGAAAAATGCAGAAACTGATTTCCCTGATATCAAGTATGTAGAAGATATGGATTTACTGATCGTTAAATCACAGTATTCATATGCTAGAAATAGCTATGCATTCCGTCAGGAAGACAGGTATAACGAAGCAATTGGTTATGCAAACGAATTTATTGAAGGTCATCCTGAAAGCAAATATCTTGCTGAGGTGAAAACACTGAAGACAAATAGTGAAGCTGGAATAGCAAATGCGAAACAATTAATGGCGCAGGATGCTAAACTAACTGCGAAATATAGAGCATTAATGGAAAAAGATGCAAAAAAAGATACTACTACGATTAAAACCCCCAACCCATAA
- a CDS encoding DNA-directed RNA polymerase subunit omega — protein MNTNKPAIPNTTVTRNVNDLDQKTHNIYESLVIISKRANQISNNMKEELHGKLAEFASSNDNLEEIFENREQIEISKHYERMPKPSLIAIDEFLNDKIYHRNPAKDSQ, from the coding sequence ATGAATACGAATAAACCCGCAATACCAAACACTACGGTAACAAGAAATGTAAACGATTTAGATCAAAAGACCCACAACATTTATGAGTCTTTAGTGATTATTTCTAAAAGGGCTAATCAGATTTCAAATAACATGAAAGAGGAGTTACATGGCAAATTAGCTGAGTTCGCTTCTTCTAATGATAACCTGGAAGAGATCTTCGAAAACAGAGAACAAATTGAAATCAGCAAGCACTATGAGCGCATGCCGAAGCCAAGCCTTATTGCAATTGATGAGTTTCTGAATGATAAAATTTACCACAGAAATCCAGCTAAAGATTCACAATAA
- the coaBC gene encoding bifunctional phosphopantothenoylcysteine decarboxylase/phosphopantothenate--cysteine ligase CoaBC, protein MLKNKNIILGVCGSIAAYKSAVLVRLLIKAGANVKVILTADAANFITPLTLATLSKNPVYTKYFEEETGVWSNHVELGLWADYMIIAPASANTIGKMASGLCDNLLSAVYLSAKCPVFYAPAMDLDMWRHRSTKDNIQKLQSFGNTMISPTSGELASGLYGEGRMAEPEEIVAYLIATIKKALPLTGVKVMVTAGPTYEPIDPVRFIGNHSSGKMGFALADEMARLGADVILISGPTAEKSTQQVYRIDVTTASEMLEACKSNFGDSAITIMSAAVADYTPVHVAAQKIKKATEEFSIALKKTTDILFTLGQTKTKAQILVGFALETNNEEEHAKAKLIKKNLDLIILNSLNDAGAGFQKDTNKITIFNQCLEKTVYEVKSKTEVAKDICTEILKLRPA, encoded by the coding sequence ATGCTCAAAAATAAAAACATTATCCTTGGCGTTTGCGGCAGTATTGCAGCATATAAGTCCGCAGTATTAGTCAGGCTCCTGATTAAGGCTGGTGCAAACGTCAAGGTAATCCTTACAGCCGATGCGGCAAACTTCATCACACCGCTCACGCTTGCCACCCTATCTAAAAACCCTGTTTACACCAAATATTTCGAAGAAGAGACCGGAGTATGGAGTAACCATGTCGAATTGGGACTTTGGGCAGATTATATGATCATCGCTCCGGCCAGTGCCAATACGATTGGTAAAATGGCCAGCGGACTTTGCGATAACCTGCTGAGTGCCGTATATCTTTCCGCTAAATGTCCTGTCTTCTATGCTCCTGCAATGGATCTTGATATGTGGAGACACCGAAGTACTAAAGACAATATTCAGAAACTGCAAAGCTTTGGCAATACGATGATCTCCCCAACAAGCGGAGAACTTGCCAGTGGTTTATATGGAGAAGGACGAATGGCAGAGCCGGAAGAAATTGTCGCTTATCTTATAGCTACCATCAAAAAAGCTCTTCCCCTGACAGGTGTAAAAGTAATGGTCACTGCAGGCCCTACTTACGAACCCATAGATCCAGTACGCTTTATAGGCAACCACTCTTCAGGAAAGATGGGTTTTGCCCTTGCTGATGAAATGGCCCGTTTAGGAGCAGATGTGATTTTAATCAGCGGACCTACTGCAGAGAAAAGTACACAACAGGTATACAGAATAGATGTAACTACAGCCAGCGAAATGCTCGAAGCTTGCAAAAGTAATTTCGGGGATAGCGCCATCACAATTATGAGTGCGGCGGTGGCAGACTACACACCCGTTCATGTTGCTGCACAGAAAATAAAAAAAGCAACAGAGGAATTCAGCATTGCGCTAAAAAAGACAACTGATATTCTTTTCACACTAGGTCAGACCAAAACCAAAGCGCAAATTCTGGTTGGGTTTGCACTGGAGACTAACAATGAAGAAGAACATGCAAAGGCTAAGCTGATCAAAAAGAACCTCGATCTGATTATCCTGAATTCTTTAAATGATGCTGGTGCAGGCTTTCAAAAAGATACGAACAAAATTACTATCTTTAATCAGTGCTTAGAGAAAACGGTATACGAAGTAAAATCAAAAACTGAAGTAGCCAAAGATATCTGTACTGAAATATTAAAGTTGCGCCCTGCATGA
- a CDS encoding DUF4835 family protein — protein MKKFTSLVFASLFICLTGFTQELNTRVTVTAPTVPNMNKKNIELIQNTIREFLNNNKWTNETYQPQERIESNLVITISSWDGASGYKADAQIQTSRPVFGTSYNSTLLNLSDKDFDFNYNEGEPVNFSDQNFLSNLGSLLSYYAYTIIGLDKDSFSKLGGSPYYLKAQNILNVAQVSGNSGWKAYDGLRNRYWLNQNLLDKSFEDLRIFIYNYHANTLDRIQENPTKGCQMLLGFLTDLKQMDKQKLGSIFPNVYLATKAEEMVNILATGNTQDKIQAYNLLSEIDPANINKYEILKKGL, from the coding sequence ATGAAAAAATTCACTTCTCTCGTTTTCGCTTCACTCTTCATTTGCTTAACTGGTTTCACTCAGGAACTGAATACCAGGGTAACTGTAACAGCACCAACAGTGCCTAACATGAATAAGAAGAATATTGAGCTGATCCAGAATACGATACGTGAATTTCTGAACAACAATAAATGGACTAATGAAACCTATCAGCCTCAGGAAAGGATTGAAAGTAATCTCGTGATTACAATCAGTTCGTGGGATGGAGCTTCAGGTTATAAAGCTGACGCACAAATACAAACCAGCCGCCCTGTTTTTGGTACTTCGTACAACAGTACGCTACTTAATCTTAGTGATAAAGATTTCGATTTCAACTATAATGAAGGAGAACCGGTGAACTTCTCTGATCAGAACTTCCTGAGCAACCTGGGCTCATTGTTATCTTATTATGCCTATACTATCATCGGATTAGACAAAGACAGCTTCAGTAAACTGGGTGGTTCTCCATATTACCTGAAGGCCCAGAATATCCTGAATGTGGCTCAGGTGTCAGGTAATTCCGGCTGGAAAGCTTATGATGGGTTGCGTAACCGATACTGGTTAAATCAGAATCTACTGGATAAAAGCTTTGAAGATTTAAGAATTTTCATCTATAACTATCACGCGAACACACTCGATCGTATACAGGAAAACCCAACCAAAGGCTGTCAGATGTTATTAGGTTTCTTAACTGACTTAAAGCAGATGGACAAGCAAAAACTAGGCTCAATTTTCCCTAATGTTTACCTGGCTACTAAAGCTGAAGAAATGGTAAATATCCTGGCTACAGGAAATACACAGGACAAAATTCAGGCTTATAACTTGCTCAGTGAGATAGATCCTGCCAATATCAATAAATACGAAATTCTAAAAAAAGGCCTTTAA
- a CDS encoding BlaI/MecI/CopY family transcriptional regulator has translation MSSQNTIKPTESELEILQILWEKGNCTVREVHEILTQHKEAGYTTTLKIMQLMQEKGLVKRDTSSKTHIYSALASQQKTQEHLVSKLIDNAFSGSAARLVMQALGNHTSSKDEIEAIKKYLNDLDYK, from the coding sequence ATGTCTTCACAAAATACGATAAAACCAACTGAAAGCGAACTGGAGATACTTCAAATCTTATGGGAGAAGGGAAATTGTACGGTGAGAGAAGTGCACGAAATCCTGACACAACATAAAGAAGCCGGTTACACCACGACCTTAAAAATTATGCAGCTTATGCAGGAGAAGGGATTGGTAAAAAGAGATACCAGTTCAAAGACACATATTTATAGTGCACTGGCCAGCCAGCAGAAAACACAGGAGCACCTGGTTTCTAAATTAATTGACAATGCATTTAGCGGCTCTGCAGCACGATTAGTGATGCAAGCCCTGGGAAATCATACTTCAAGTAAGGATGAGATAGAAGCGATAAAGAAATATTTAAATGACTTAGATTATAAATAA